One stretch of Weissella koreensis KACC 15510 DNA includes these proteins:
- a CDS encoding exodeoxyribonuclease VII small subunit encodes MSETTFEEKLNTLEKIVAQLEQGEVPLGTAMESFTDGTKLVKELQAELQSAEQNLTKMVQDDGSEVPFDVEGK; translated from the coding sequence ATGAGTGAAACAACATTTGAAGAAAAATTGAATACTTTAGAAAAGATTGTGGCCCAATTAGAACAAGGTGAGGTTCCTTTGGGGACAGCCATGGAATCTTTTACAGATGGAACGAAATTAGTAAAAGAATTACAGGCTGAATTACAGTCAGCTGAGCAAAACTTAACTAAGATGGTTCAAGATGATGGGTCAGAAGTACCTTTTGATGTTGAGGGTAAGTAA
- the xseA gene encoding exodeoxyribonuclease VII large subunit — translation MDDYLTVSALTQYLKRKFTADPYLQKVYLTGEISNFRPRPKHQYFSIKDEKSVINATMFQGVYNKLPFELESGMKVNIVGHLDLYAPSGSYSIIVEKIEPDGIGALAVQFEQLKKKLQQAGLFDRNKRMIPRFPKKIAVITSPSGAVIRDIMTTVQRRYPIAQITLYPAVVQGENAVPSLLKQLQAVDNKNDFDVLIIGRGGGSMEDLWAFNDERLALQLVQSSIPVISSVGHETDTTIADYVADQRAATPTAAAEIATPILLTDVLNGLLNIQVQMNHALEQKLQYLRERFDRVRQSRVLNEPTRLYEGVNQRLDHATQNLQNNFENLLQQKQHQFNLLEQRLTPAMQRQFQQKQNRYQQLVNGLNLVSPLAVLARGYSVTTQEETVIKRIDQVEQGAKLKIKVSDGTILTEVQGVEK, via the coding sequence ATGGATGATTACTTAACCGTTAGTGCTTTAACGCAGTATTTAAAGCGGAAATTTACGGCTGATCCTTACTTGCAAAAAGTATATTTAACGGGCGAAATTTCTAATTTTCGACCTCGGCCGAAACATCAATATTTTTCGATTAAAGATGAAAAGTCGGTGATTAATGCCACTATGTTTCAAGGAGTTTATAATAAATTACCTTTTGAACTAGAAAGTGGGATGAAAGTTAATATAGTTGGACACTTAGATTTATATGCACCAAGCGGAAGCTATTCTATTATTGTGGAGAAAATTGAACCGGATGGAATTGGTGCGCTGGCGGTTCAATTTGAACAATTAAAAAAGAAGTTACAACAAGCAGGCCTCTTTGATAGAAATAAAAGAATGATCCCCAGGTTTCCTAAAAAAATTGCAGTGATAACTTCGCCTAGTGGGGCAGTCATCAGAGATATTATGACGACAGTGCAACGACGTTATCCTATTGCGCAAATTACGCTTTATCCGGCTGTTGTCCAAGGTGAAAATGCAGTGCCCAGTTTATTAAAACAGTTGCAAGCTGTTGATAATAAAAATGATTTTGATGTTTTGATTATTGGTCGTGGTGGAGGATCCATGGAAGATCTATGGGCCTTTAATGATGAACGTTTGGCATTACAGTTAGTACAAAGCTCTATCCCAGTCATTAGTTCTGTCGGACATGAAACAGATACAACTATTGCAGATTACGTTGCAGATCAACGAGCAGCCACACCGACTGCTGCTGCGGAAATTGCAACACCAATTTTATTAACGGATGTGTTAAATGGCCTTCTAAATATTCAGGTTCAAATGAATCATGCTTTAGAACAAAAACTTCAATATTTAAGAGAACGGTTTGATCGGGTACGGCAAAGTCGAGTTCTAAACGAACCCACACGTTTATATGAGGGTGTCAATCAGCGCTTAGACCATGCAACTCAAAATTTACAGAATAATTTTGAAAATTTGCTTCAACAAAAACAACATCAATTTAATTTGCTAGAACAACGCTTAACCCCAGCAATGCAACGACAATTTCAACAAAAGCAAAATCGTTACCAGCAACTTGTTAATGGTTTGAATTTGGTGAGCCCGTTAGCAGTGTTAGCTCGAGGGTACAGTGTAACGACGCAAGAAGAAACAGTTATTAAGCGGATTGATCAAGTTGAACAAGGTGCTAAATTAAAGATTAAGGTTAGTGATGGAACGATTTTGACAGAAGTACAAGGAGTGGAGAAGTAA
- a CDS encoding TlyA family RNA methyltransferase, with the protein MTGIIKERVDVLAVQQGLFTSREQAKRAIMAGEILGINEQRMDKAGEKIPVTTELHLKGTPMPYVSRGGFKLEKMRDVFNLDFKDKIVLDIGSSTGGFTDVSLQSGAKQVYALDVGTNQLAWKLRSDERVIVMENTNFRYSELADFDAGQPQMATIDVSFISLNLILGPLSKILVEGGSVATLIKPQFEAGREAVGKHGIVKDARTHLSVINKVSEYAKLAGFSIVNLDFSPIKGGSGNIEFIAHLKLDGGAETLDETQRQSVVTAAHEQLNAHRE; encoded by the coding sequence ATGACAGGAATAATAAAAGAACGAGTGGACGTATTGGCGGTCCAACAAGGACTATTTACGTCAAGGGAGCAAGCAAAACGTGCCATTATGGCTGGTGAAATTTTAGGTATTAATGAGCAACGAATGGATAAAGCAGGCGAAAAAATTCCGGTTACCACTGAATTGCATTTAAAAGGGACACCAATGCCATATGTTTCTCGTGGCGGATTTAAACTAGAAAAAATGCGAGATGTTTTTAATTTAGATTTTAAGGATAAAATTGTTTTAGATATTGGTTCATCGACGGGTGGGTTTACGGATGTTTCATTGCAAAGTGGGGCGAAACAAGTTTATGCGTTGGATGTTGGAACTAATCAACTTGCCTGGAAATTACGTTCAGATGAACGAGTCATCGTTATGGAAAATACTAATTTTAGGTACAGTGAACTAGCTGATTTTGATGCAGGTCAACCTCAAATGGCGACCATTGATGTCTCATTTATATCATTAAATTTAATTTTAGGACCCTTATCTAAAATTTTAGTTGAAGGTGGGTCAGTAGCAACTTTGATTAAGCCGCAGTTTGAAGCAGGACGTGAAGCAGTTGGAAAGCATGGAATTGTCAAGGATGCTAGGACACACTTGTCTGTTATTAATAAAGTTAGCGAATATGCTAAATTAGCTGGATTTAGTATTGTTAATCTTGATTTTTCCCCTATTAAAGGTGGGTCTGGTAATATTGAATTTATTGCACATTTGAAGTTAGATGGTGGGGCTGAAACATTAGATGAAACGCAACGCCAATCCGTAGTCACAGCGGCGCATGAACAATTAAATGCTCACCGGGAGTAA
- a CDS encoding polyprenyl synthetase family protein: protein MSFNEFIKQYQALVEQNIEHNLGTSTDNNTLIQSMRYAALNGGKRLRPLLTLAVIETFGKDPKQYLKVANAVELIHTYSLIHDDLPAMDDDDLRRGQPTVHRQYGEDVAILAGDALQATAFEWLINPVLTSLQQVKLVHNLAQAAGAYGMVGGQFADMEATNKPDISVNELAKVHRGKTGALLAYSFVAGGIITDLSSEVQTELAEFGLAFGLAFQIKDDLLDLKQDDTENKQSYPYLLGIDGAKNKLIKQLKQAQDSLKKIQVATNHETELLNDCLHYFDDMVEN, encoded by the coding sequence ATGTCTTTTAATGAATTTATAAAGCAATATCAGGCATTAGTTGAACAAAATATAGAGCATAATTTGGGAACTTCAACGGATAATAATACGTTAATACAATCTATGCGCTATGCAGCTTTAAATGGCGGAAAGCGTTTAAGACCCCTTCTAACTTTAGCAGTCATTGAAACCTTTGGAAAAGATCCTAAACAATATTTGAAGGTAGCCAATGCTGTTGAATTAATTCATACATATAGTCTAATTCATGATGATTTACCAGCTATGGATGATGATGATTTGAGGCGGGGACAGCCAACAGTACATCGTCAATATGGAGAGGATGTTGCCATTTTAGCAGGTGATGCCCTTCAAGCAACTGCCTTTGAATGGTTGATTAATCCAGTGTTAACCAGTTTGCAACAAGTTAAATTGGTACATAATTTAGCGCAGGCTGCTGGAGCTTATGGTATGGTTGGCGGTCAATTTGCTGATATGGAAGCGACTAATAAACCAGATATTTCAGTCAATGAATTAGCAAAAGTTCATCGTGGTAAAACAGGGGCATTATTAGCTTATTCATTTGTAGCTGGAGGAATTATTACTGATTTATCGTCTGAAGTACAGACGGAGTTGGCTGAATTTGGTCTTGCATTTGGATTAGCTTTTCAGATTAAAGACGATTTATTAGATTTAAAACAGGATGATACAGAAAATAAACAGTCATATCCTTATTTGTTAGGAATTGATGGTGCAAAAAATAAATTAATTAAACAATTAAAACAAGCCCAAGATAGTTTAAAAAAAATACAAGTAGCAACTAATCATGAAACAGAACTTTTAAATGATTGTTTGCATTATTTTGATGATATGGTGGAAAATTAA
- a CDS encoding arginine repressor, whose product MVSNKKERQAEIKKIITQQKVQKQDELVQILNERGWNVTQATVSRDIASMQLVKVPLARGGFAYDIMHGADYLVQVRAILNEDQTKIKAQNNMVLIQVRPGTGPVLKISLETMDLPEVFGVLGDDSTVLVIVKEGYTGKQLLYQLLQLS is encoded by the coding sequence ATGGTTAGTAATAAAAAAGAACGACAGGCTGAAATAAAAAAAATTATTACGCAACAAAAAGTACAAAAGCAAGATGAATTGGTGCAAATTTTGAATGAACGTGGTTGGAACGTTACACAAGCAACGGTTTCACGAGATATAGCTAGTATGCAGCTGGTCAAAGTTCCGTTAGCACGTGGTGGCTTTGCATATGACATCATGCATGGAGCGGACTATCTAGTGCAAGTACGGGCAATTTTAAATGAAGATCAGACAAAGATAAAAGCGCAAAATAATATGGTTTTAATTCAAGTTCGTCCTGGAACGGGTCCTGTGTTGAAAATTTCGTTAGAAACCATGGATTTACCAGAAGTTTTTGGGGTATTAGGGGATGATTCCACTGTATTGGTGATTGTCAAAGAAGGGTATACAGGTAAACAGTTGTTATATCAATTATTACAATTATCTTAG
- a CDS encoding bifunctional 5,10-methylenetetrahydrofolate dehydrogenase/5,10-methenyltetrahydrofolate cyclohydrolase, producing MANIINGKEIAQQVRNEVTNQVQQLADQGIIPGLAVIIVGDDPASQIYVRNKEKAAAKAGINGQTISFPADVVEEDVLNKIQELNQDDTIDAILLQSPVPKQIDEQKMQSAIDPSKDVDGFNPLNIGKLFANRAGYYPIANTPKGIMRLLAETQVELSGKFIVILGRSILVGRPLFALLEAQNATVALLHRYTPDELRHNLLQQADVVIAATGVPGLVQGVDLKAGAVVIDVGITRLPDGHLTGDVDFTTAQEVASAITPVPGGVGPMTIATLLQTTVELAVQHHQMEL from the coding sequence ATGGCAAATATTATTAATGGAAAAGAAATTGCACAACAAGTTCGTAACGAAGTAACGAATCAAGTTCAACAATTAGCCGATCAAGGAATTATTCCAGGACTTGCAGTGATTATTGTGGGTGATGATCCAGCAAGTCAAATTTATGTTCGAAATAAAGAAAAGGCAGCGGCTAAGGCTGGCATTAACGGCCAAACGATTTCATTTCCTGCTGATGTAGTTGAAGAAGATGTGTTGAATAAAATTCAAGAATTAAATCAAGATGATACAATTGACGCAATTTTATTACAAAGCCCAGTACCAAAACAAATTGATGAACAAAAAATGCAGTCGGCCATTGATCCTAGTAAGGATGTGGATGGTTTTAATCCATTAAATATTGGAAAATTATTTGCTAACCGAGCTGGATATTATCCTATTGCTAATACACCGAAGGGAATAATGAGGCTACTAGCAGAAACACAAGTTGAATTGTCCGGTAAATTCATCGTAATTTTAGGACGCTCTATTTTAGTGGGTCGTCCATTGTTTGCTTTATTGGAAGCGCAGAATGCGACGGTAGCACTATTACATCGTTATACGCCAGATGAATTACGACATAACCTTTTACAACAAGCTGATGTTGTAATTGCAGCAACAGGAGTACCAGGTTTAGTTCAGGGAGTAGATTTAAAAGCTGGTGCTGTTGTGATTGATGTTGGAATAACACGTTTGCCCGATGGACATTTAACGGGGGATGTTGATTTTACAACAGCTCAGGAGGTAGCATCAGCAATTACACCGGTCCCAGGGGGAGTCGGGCCTATGACGATCGCTACTTTGCTACAAACTACTGTTGAATTAGCAGTACAGCACCATCAAATGGAGTTATAA
- a CDS encoding Gfo/Idh/MocA family protein produces the protein MTLKLGIIGTNWITKMFIEAAIATDQYELVAIYSRTEEKGQEFATNFAGDQAVWTDLDAFLQSGIDVVYIASPNSLHFEQAASAIKSGVNVIVEKSAFDNPEQYEKIHSLLQENPSVKLFEAARHIYQDNFKVIEEKIKQMDHISGATFVYEKYSSRFDDYLAGKNPNVLSREFSAGALADLGVYPLYAAIKLFGLPENQYYFATLLDNGADGRGTAILRYPNFDVTLIFGKSTNSYELSEVHGRRDTIVIDNIAELGEVKYDDGQGNLTVISQPAPKNPMVQEAMFFANGLQDNLTTNEYEEAAILSQKVNLVLTKLRQSAGIKFPSDQEY, from the coding sequence ATGACACTTAAATTGGGAATTATTGGAACGAATTGGATTACAAAAATGTTCATTGAGGCCGCGATAGCTACTGATCAATATGAGTTGGTTGCGATTTATTCACGAACTGAGGAAAAAGGGCAAGAATTTGCCACTAATTTTGCGGGGGATCAAGCCGTATGGACGGATTTGGACGCCTTCTTACAAAGTGGTATTGATGTTGTTTATATTGCCTCACCAAATAGTCTTCATTTTGAGCAAGCGGCATCAGCGATTAAATCCGGAGTCAATGTAATTGTTGAAAAATCTGCATTTGATAATCCGGAGCAATATGAAAAGATACATTCATTATTGCAAGAAAACCCATCTGTTAAATTATTTGAAGCAGCCCGTCACATTTATCAGGATAATTTTAAAGTGATTGAAGAAAAAATTAAGCAAATGGACCATATTTCAGGTGCTACTTTTGTTTATGAAAAATATTCATCACGATTTGACGATTATTTAGCAGGTAAAAATCCCAATGTATTGTCACGTGAATTTTCAGCTGGAGCACTAGCTGATTTGGGCGTTTATCCACTTTATGCGGCGATTAAATTGTTTGGATTACCTGAAAATCAATACTATTTTGCAACATTATTAGATAATGGGGCAGATGGTCGGGGGACCGCTATCTTACGCTATCCAAACTTTGATGTAACATTAATCTTTGGGAAGAGTACTAATTCTTATGAATTATCTGAAGTCCATGGTCGTCGAGATACGATTGTGATTGATAATATTGCAGAGTTAGGTGAGGTTAAATATGATGATGGTCAAGGAAATCTAACGGTCATTAGTCAACCAGCACCGAAAAATCCAATGGTACAAGAGGCAATGTTCTTTGCCAATGGATTACAAGATAATTTAACAACTAATGAATACGAAGAGGCAGCTATATTAAGTCAAAAAGTTAATTTAGTTTTGACTAAGTTGCGACAATCAGCGGGAATTAAATTCCCAAGTGATCAGGAATACTAG
- a CDS encoding DEAD/DEAH box helicase produces MDVKIKEQLQQAGFLAMTPIQEAVETSLAAGESIDGLAPTGTGKTLAFTWPLLPKIQVGDGEQLLVMAPSQELAMQTTRVMREWANIFGLKTLALTGGANVKHQLDRLKKHPEILVGTPGRVAELVNNKKLKLQRLRTLILDEADILLQEETAEQLKNIWDVYGDETIQVALFGATAVDPTIPAKLFERSFQRIDQRDVPMPTSLQHIMIPTANDQKQKRIRQFASQNHFQAMIFFNTTKALKTTASFLSHEHVAMSTLVRGDSSNTRATALENFRKGKAKFLLTTDVAARGLDIIDLPAIINFDLPRDGETYTHRAGRTGRMGKSGLVITLGNDHDARDLKRLVQVEFEILPWTSFVSHLGVKSGSAKVTKPAASKDANKKRHDLKKKKTVKVAKPKVKADKIITDVNSTKKSEFVESTRSAETEVVSRTERFEKAKKSKRRNQKDKGKPKHKQKIKETN; encoded by the coding sequence ATGGACGTAAAAATTAAAGAGCAGTTACAACAGGCTGGATTCTTAGCTATGACACCAATTCAAGAAGCAGTAGAAACATCTTTGGCAGCTGGTGAGTCGATTGATGGATTAGCACCAACGGGAACAGGTAAGACGTTAGCCTTTACTTGGCCCCTATTACCAAAGATTCAAGTGGGTGATGGAGAACAATTATTGGTGATGGCTCCTTCGCAAGAATTAGCAATGCAAACAACACGGGTGATGCGAGAGTGGGCTAATATTTTTGGATTAAAAACACTTGCATTGACTGGTGGAGCGAATGTGAAACATCAATTAGATCGTTTGAAGAAACATCCTGAAATTTTAGTTGGAACGCCAGGTCGAGTGGCCGAATTAGTTAACAATAAAAAATTAAAACTTCAACGGTTGCGGACTTTAATTTTAGATGAAGCTGATATTTTGCTTCAAGAAGAAACGGCTGAACAATTGAAAAATATTTGGGATGTTTATGGAGACGAAACAATTCAAGTTGCCTTATTTGGAGCTACTGCGGTTGATCCAACTATTCCAGCTAAACTCTTTGAACGTTCATTTCAACGGATTGATCAACGTGATGTTCCAATGCCCACAAGCTTGCAACATATAATGATTCCAACGGCGAATGATCAAAAGCAAAAACGGATTCGCCAATTTGCTAGTCAAAATCATTTTCAAGCAATGATTTTTTTCAACACAACCAAGGCATTGAAAACAACGGCCAGCTTTTTATCCCATGAACATGTAGCAATGTCTACTTTAGTTCGAGGCGATTCTAGTAATACTCGGGCTACTGCGTTGGAAAATTTCCGAAAAGGTAAAGCTAAATTTTTGTTAACAACAGATGTGGCAGCTCGTGGTTTGGATATCATTGATTTACCAGCTATCATTAATTTTGATTTACCACGGGATGGGGAAACCTATACACATCGAGCTGGTCGAACTGGTCGAATGGGTAAATCAGGCCTTGTAATTACTTTAGGTAATGATCATGATGCACGTGATTTGAAACGATTAGTTCAAGTTGAATTTGAAATTTTACCTTGGACAAGTTTTGTTAGTCACTTAGGGGTTAAATCAGGTAGTGCGAAAGTGACGAAACCAGCTGCATCTAAAGATGCTAATAAAAAGCGGCATGATTTAAAAAAGAAAAAAACGGTTAAAGTCGCAAAACCTAAAGTCAAGGCTGATAAAATAATAACGGATGTTAATTCTACTAAAAAGTCAGAATTTGTGGAATCAACACGTTCTGCTGAAACAGAAGTTGTGAGTCGAACGGAACGTTTTGAAAAAGCAAAGAAGTCTAAACGGCGTAACCAAAAAGATAAGGGTAAGCCGAAACATAAGCAAAAGATAAAAGAAACTAATTAA
- the rlmD gene encoding 23S rRNA (uracil(1939)-C(5))-methyltransferase RlmD produces MAKINAPVYKNQELEGEVIDLTYQGMGVVKVEDYPIFVVDAVPGEVVKLGVTKVQKNFAFGRVIKRIRESDERNHEVNQAALTTGIAPLANLTYDAQLKFKQNQIQELFKKMHITATIEPTIGMENPIGYRNKAQVPVRKVRGQLTTGFYRRNSHQLVPIEDYYIQDPAIDAAIIVVRDLMRHYQLDAYDEETHTGDIRTIMVRRGYYSHEMMVVIVTRRNKLPVAEMLVEGIKKALPEVTSIIQNVNSEKTNLIMGSKNKTLWGADYITDTLWGKTFEIGPMSFYQVNPQTTEKLYSMAVEKAGLTGEELVIDAYSGIGTISLSVAAKARRVVGVEIVQGAVEDAKRNAKINGIENVEFELGKAEDKMVEWQAAELQPDVIFVDPPRKGLTPELIDAATGMQPTKIVYISCNPATLARDAEHLLANGYQIDGSVQPIDQFPQTTHIETVTVFIKA; encoded by the coding sequence ATGGCAAAAATTAATGCACCAGTTTATAAAAATCAAGAACTGGAAGGTGAAGTTATTGACTTAACATACCAAGGAATGGGTGTGGTAAAAGTCGAAGATTATCCGATTTTCGTAGTCGATGCTGTACCGGGTGAAGTTGTTAAATTAGGGGTTACTAAAGTTCAAAAGAACTTTGCCTTTGGCCGAGTAATTAAGCGAATTCGTGAGTCTGACGAACGAAATCACGAAGTTAACCAAGCAGCCTTAACAACTGGAATCGCACCATTAGCAAACTTAACATATGATGCTCAATTAAAGTTTAAGCAAAATCAAATTCAAGAATTATTTAAAAAGATGCATATAACAGCAACAATCGAGCCTACAATTGGAATGGAAAACCCAATTGGTTATCGAAATAAGGCACAAGTGCCAGTTCGTAAGGTCCGTGGTCAATTAACAACTGGTTTCTACCGACGTAATTCACATCAATTGGTACCAATTGAAGATTATTATATTCAAGATCCAGCAATTGATGCAGCTATTATTGTAGTCCGTGATTTAATGCGCCATTATCAACTTGATGCATATGATGAGGAAACGCATACTGGTGATATTCGAACAATTATGGTTCGTCGTGGGTATTATAGTCATGAAATGATGGTTGTCATTGTGACTCGTCGTAATAAGTTACCTGTTGCTGAAATGTTGGTTGAAGGAATTAAAAAGGCTTTGCCAGAAGTTACTTCAATTATTCAAAATGTTAACTCTGAAAAGACTAATTTGATCATGGGATCAAAGAATAAAACTCTTTGGGGAGCTGATTATATTACCGACACTCTCTGGGGTAAGACCTTTGAAATCGGACCAATGTCATTTTACCAAGTTAACCCACAAACAACGGAAAAGTTATATAGTATGGCCGTTGAAAAAGCTGGCTTGACAGGAGAAGAACTAGTAATTGATGCTTATTCTGGAATTGGAACAATTTCATTATCAGTTGCCGCTAAAGCTCGTCGAGTAGTTGGGGTTGAAATCGTACAAGGTGCGGTTGAAGATGCCAAACGTAATGCCAAAATTAACGGAATTGAAAACGTTGAATTTGAATTGGGTAAGGCTGAAGATAAGATGGTTGAATGGCAAGCTGCTGAACTTCAACCGGATGTGATCTTTGTTGATCCTCCACGTAAGGGATTAACTCCAGAATTAATTGATGCAGCAACAGGAATGCAACCAACTAAGATTGTTTACATTTCATGTAATCCTGCAACATTAGCTCGAGATGCTGAGCATTTGTTAGCAAATGGTTATCAAATTGATGGATCAGTACAACCAATTGACCAGTTCCCACAAACAACACATATTGAAACGGTAACGGTCTTTATTAAGGCCTAA